One Natrinema longum genomic window carries:
- a CDS encoding cytochrome C oxidase subunit II, protein MTSPIKPPDGNWWNQPVNRRESIWLGLGVGWSLILFGWMSAWTRVGDQNPIGETFRIEGDEYREKMSDYKDRATETDDGLVPPDRDVYLQAMRFQWDGAPVVLEAGTEYDIHLNSLDVQHGFSLRPEEALSKQINLQVLPGYEWVVPMTFDEPGTYHIICNEFCGQGHRSMHGTIVVEE, encoded by the coding sequence ATGACGTCACCAATCAAACCTCCGGACGGAAACTGGTGGAATCAACCGGTCAACAGACGGGAGTCGATCTGGCTGGGGCTCGGTGTCGGCTGGTCGCTCATCCTCTTCGGGTGGATGAGCGCCTGGACGCGCGTCGGGGATCAGAACCCGATCGGCGAGACGTTCCGGATCGAGGGCGACGAGTACCGGGAGAAGATGAGCGACTACAAGGACCGGGCAACCGAGACCGACGACGGCCTCGTCCCGCCCGATCGAGACGTGTACCTGCAGGCGATGCGCTTCCAGTGGGACGGCGCACCGGTCGTGCTCGAGGCGGGAACGGAATACGACATCCACCTCAACTCCCTCGACGTCCAGCACGGCTTTTCCCTTCGCCCCGAGGAGGCGCTCAGCAAACAGATCAACCTGCAGGTGTTGCCGGGGTACGAGTGGGTCGTCCCCATGACCTTCGACGAACCTGGCACCTACCACATCATCTGTAACGAGTTCTGTGGACAGGGCCACAGGAGTATGCACGGCACGATCGTCGTGGAGGAGTGA
- a CDS encoding TlpA family protein disulfide reductase, protein MRRREVIVGTAGLAALGGGAIAVSEWNPRESGAAVDSIELETIDAPGSEAGTATVPERGRVTFVELFATWCSVCQDMMEPLGQVHDDIDADVQFVSATGEPIGNTITREDVADWWREHDGTWPVALDADLELTEALDASGVPYAFVLDADNVVTWSGRGRKSPDEIRSAIDDAGGE, encoded by the coding sequence ATGCGCCGTCGAGAGGTCATCGTCGGTACCGCCGGCCTCGCTGCTCTCGGCGGCGGCGCGATCGCCGTCAGCGAGTGGAACCCTCGCGAGAGCGGCGCGGCCGTCGATTCGATCGAACTCGAGACGATCGACGCGCCGGGGAGCGAGGCCGGAACCGCGACGGTGCCCGAACGCGGTCGGGTGACGTTCGTCGAACTGTTCGCCACCTGGTGTTCCGTCTGTCAGGACATGATGGAACCGCTCGGCCAGGTCCACGACGACATCGACGCGGACGTACAGTTCGTCTCGGCGACCGGCGAGCCGATCGGGAACACCATCACCCGCGAGGACGTCGCGGACTGGTGGCGCGAGCACGACGGGACCTGGCCCGTCGCCCTCGACGCCGATCTCGAACTGACGGAAGCGCTCGACGCCTCGGGCGTCCCGTACGCGTTCGTCCTGGACGCGGACAACGTCGTGACCTGGTCCGGTCGGGGGCGGAAGTCACCCGACGAGATCCGATCGGCCATCGACGACGCTGGAGGTGAGTGA
- a CDS encoding ABC transporter ATP-binding protein, giving the protein MAILEVDDLRKEYGGFTAVEGSSFEIERGEVFGVVGPNGAGKTTTLKMLAGLIEPTAGTAVVAGQTPGEPAMQRRLGFLPEESPLYEEMTAIDYLEFFADLYDVPADVSRERIHDSLDRLDLEHRERRIGNMSKGMQRKVAIARALVNDPDVLIFDEPASGLDPLTTNYIIEFTRELSDEGKTIVFSAHNLFHVESICDRIVIMNDGRIVARGSLEEIRDAHGGTEYHVYATADGSRAVDGHSPIEVTRENGQVRHVVGDMTAVDAVREGVESDGGRVTDIQTKTPSLEEIFLEVASEPGRTEA; this is encoded by the coding sequence ATGGCCATACTCGAGGTAGACGACCTCCGGAAGGAGTACGGCGGATTCACCGCAGTCGAGGGGAGCTCCTTCGAAATCGAGCGCGGCGAGGTCTTCGGCGTCGTCGGCCCGAACGGCGCAGGCAAGACGACCACGCTGAAGATGCTCGCAGGGTTGATCGAACCCACGGCCGGCACCGCCGTCGTCGCCGGGCAGACGCCCGGCGAACCCGCGATGCAGCGCCGACTCGGCTTCCTCCCCGAGGAATCGCCGCTCTACGAGGAGATGACGGCGATCGATTACCTCGAGTTCTTCGCCGACCTCTACGACGTTCCCGCCGACGTCTCTCGGGAGCGGATCCACGACTCGCTGGACCGCCTCGACCTCGAGCACCGCGAGCGACGGATCGGCAACATGTCCAAGGGGATGCAACGGAAGGTCGCGATCGCGCGTGCCCTGGTGAACGATCCCGACGTGTTGATCTTCGACGAGCCGGCGTCGGGGTTGGATCCGTTGACGACCAACTACATCATCGAGTTCACCCGCGAACTGAGCGACGAGGGGAAGACGATCGTCTTCAGCGCGCACAACCTCTTCCACGTCGAGAGCATCTGCGACCGGATCGTCATCATGAACGACGGCCGGATCGTCGCCCGGGGTAGCCTCGAGGAGATCCGGGACGCCCACGGCGGCACCGAGTACCACGTCTACGCGACGGCCGACGGGAGCCGCGCCGTCGACGGACACTCGCCGATCGAGGTCACGCGCGAGAACGGGCAGGTCCGTCACGTCGTCGGCGATATGACCGCCGTCGATGCCGTCCGGGAGGGCGTCGAATCGGACGGGGGTCGGGTGACCGACATCCAGACGAAGACGCCGAGTCTCGAGGAGATCTTCCTCGAGGTCGCGAGCGAACCGGGGAGGACGGAGGCGTGA
- a CDS encoding SCO family protein, whose product MTPTPTPIDRRTLLRAAGTAAIGASLAGCSQPGRSSDAEDSLVLDPPENHDRIANADLPHPIYGEAIPEATVPAPLHDRTVTTTEFTGKRHLMLTFIYTSCTTVCPGLTAALRRVQADAIEEGYADEIAFLPITFDPEHDTDEVLETYGEDHGVDFDAGNWYFLRPETPEDAEAVVEDTFGVAFAPSNEGDGDGMNGSDGMDDGDGHARHFVHTSLILIVNKDGLVERSYTGGSPGGNEIVENARTVVEGW is encoded by the coding sequence ATGACCCCAACACCTACTCCAATCGACAGGCGAACGCTCCTGCGCGCGGCGGGCACGGCGGCGATCGGCGCATCCCTCGCGGGCTGTTCGCAACCGGGTCGGTCCAGCGACGCGGAGGACTCCCTCGTCCTCGATCCGCCGGAGAACCACGACCGGATCGCGAACGCGGACCTCCCGCACCCGATCTACGGGGAAGCGATTCCGGAGGCGACCGTCCCGGCCCCGCTGCACGACCGGACGGTCACGACCACGGAGTTCACCGGGAAGCGCCACCTGATGCTGACGTTCATCTACACGAGTTGTACGACCGTCTGCCCCGGCCTGACCGCGGCCCTGCGGCGCGTCCAGGCCGACGCGATCGAGGAGGGGTACGCAGACGAGATCGCGTTCCTCCCGATCACCTTCGACCCCGAGCACGACACCGACGAGGTCCTCGAGACCTACGGCGAGGACCACGGGGTCGACTTCGACGCCGGCAACTGGTACTTCCTGCGACCGGAGACGCCCGAGGACGCCGAGGCAGTCGTCGAAGATACGTTCGGCGTGGCGTTCGCACCGAGCAACGAGGGAGACGGCGACGGGATGAACGGGAGCGACGGGATGGACGACGGCGACGGCCACGCCCGCCACTTCGTCCACACGTCGTTGATCCTGATCGTGAACAAGGACGGCCTCGTCGAACGCTCCTATACGGGCGGCTCCCCCGGCGGGAACGAAATCGTCGAGAACGCCCGCACCGTCGTCGAGGGGTGGTGA
- a CDS encoding cytochrome c oxidase subunit I, with product MTHKLDVLGLFDNEYRDDGFRSCSVTGLEVHRTVDNYVKLFGLTAVIALLFGGIFAFTVAMTRWEVVGLLEPADFYTHLSMHAWNLLIFWMVFMEIAILYVGGPMVLGRRLPITMVAKAGWAVMVGGALLVNYAIWTTEPPNEAPLLTAYVPMPISPLFYAGAIIFILGTVVAALPFFVTMWYEKRENPGTTLPLVSFAAFVTSIIAVEALVGGLFAFVPTLFWRLEMIEWWDAAWYRQMYWIIGHGTQQINLVAMIAVWYFLTHVVAGAEVVSEKVSRTAFILYLFFINLGAAHHLLSDPAVSTGWRIWNTSYAFYGATFASLIHAFAIPAGIEAGRRKRGKGGGLFGWLTSAPWSNPVFSSTIFSIILFGFLGGITGVMMGQLQLNMTWHNTFATVGHFHATVVLGTTVAFMGLIFFVIRTMFMRQYISQRLASIQPFFYSAAMGVAVLMMMYVGILYGIPRRTAEVVENIPGTEFSLSAASPLFAVFGIFALLAIAGGVLFVVVAVGSLVFGDRVENGAENADLVADGGLGMAQDPDDPVHAYEMRGTFVLCLVFLAAFVITYLLNWYLLTQLWSIGA from the coding sequence ATGACACACAAACTCGACGTTCTCGGTCTGTTCGACAACGAGTATCGCGACGACGGCTTCCGGAGCTGTTCCGTTACGGGGCTCGAGGTCCACCGCACCGTCGACAACTACGTCAAACTGTTCGGCCTCACGGCGGTCATCGCCCTGCTGTTCGGCGGTATCTTCGCCTTTACCGTCGCGATGACCCGCTGGGAAGTGGTCGGACTGCTCGAGCCCGCCGACTTCTACACGCACCTCAGCATGCACGCGTGGAACCTGCTGATCTTCTGGATGGTGTTCATGGAGATCGCCATCCTCTACGTCGGCGGCCCGATGGTGCTTGGCAGACGGCTCCCGATCACGATGGTCGCGAAGGCAGGATGGGCCGTCATGGTCGGGGGTGCCCTGCTGGTCAACTACGCCATCTGGACCACCGAACCACCCAACGAAGCACCGCTGTTGACCGCCTACGTCCCGATGCCCATCTCACCGTTGTTCTACGCGGGTGCGATAATCTTCATCCTGGGCACCGTCGTCGCGGCGTTGCCCTTTTTCGTGACGATGTGGTACGAGAAGCGCGAGAATCCGGGGACGACGCTCCCGCTCGTCAGCTTCGCCGCGTTCGTCACGTCGATCATCGCCGTCGAGGCGCTGGTCGGCGGTCTGTTCGCGTTCGTTCCCACCCTGTTCTGGCGACTCGAGATGATCGAGTGGTGGGACGCGGCCTGGTACCGCCAGATGTACTGGATCATCGGCCACGGGACCCAGCAGATCAATCTGGTGGCGATGATCGCGGTCTGGTACTTCCTGACTCACGTCGTCGCCGGCGCGGAGGTCGTCAGCGAGAAGGTCTCGCGGACCGCGTTTATCCTCTACCTGTTCTTCATCAACCTCGGGGCGGCACACCACCTGCTGTCCGACCCCGCGGTGTCGACCGGCTGGCGGATCTGGAACACGTCCTACGCGTTCTACGGGGCGACGTTCGCGAGTCTGATCCACGCCTTCGCCATCCCGGCGGGGATCGAGGCCGGACGGCGCAAGCGGGGGAAAGGCGGCGGCCTATTCGGGTGGCTGACGTCCGCTCCCTGGTCGAACCCGGTGTTCTCCTCGACGATCTTCTCGATCATCCTCTTCGGATTCCTCGGGGGGATCACGGGCGTCATGATGGGACAGCTCCAGCTCAACATGACCTGGCACAACACGTTCGCGACGGTCGGCCACTTCCACGCCACGGTCGTCCTCGGGACGACGGTCGCGTTCATGGGGCTGATCTTCTTCGTGATCCGGACGATGTTCATGCGCCAGTACATCTCCCAGCGGCTCGCGTCGATTCAGCCGTTCTTCTACTCGGCTGCGATGGGCGTAGCGGTCCTGATGATGATGTACGTCGGCATCCTCTATGGGATTCCGCGCCGAACCGCGGAAGTCGTCGAGAACATTCCCGGGACGGAGTTCAGCCTCTCGGCCGCATCGCCGCTGTTCGCGGTCTTCGGAATCTTCGCCCTGCTCGCCATCGCGGGCGGCGTCCTGTTCGTCGTCGTGGCGGTCGGATCGCTGGTCTTTGGCGACCGCGTCGAGAACGGCGCGGAGAACGCGGATCTCGTCGCCGACGGCGGGCTCGGGATGGCGCAGGATCCGGACGATCCGGTCCACGCATACGAGATGCGCGGGACGTTCGTCCTCTGTCTGGTCTTCCTCGCGGCGTTCGTGATCACGTACCTGCTGAACTGGTATCTACTGACCCAACTCTGGTCGATCGGGGCCTGA
- a CDS encoding cytochrome c biogenesis CcdA family protein — MAGGELLGTMVFALGVGVATFFSPCAYALLPGYVGYYVAATGEETTPPLSGTLARGLAAAAGAMAVLGSLSLAAVVAGETVGRAVPLLEYGVGVALIVLGLWVLYGGSGAVHVLLPERRSTVLGFGLFGAMYALAATACVLPVFLGLAFRSLPMPPLETALVLGTYAVGFGTLMVAVTVATAFGYALGAGRIANYVDRVIRVAGVVLVIAGVGQLYVAAV, encoded by the coding sequence GTGGCGGGTGGCGAACTCCTCGGGACGATGGTGTTCGCCCTCGGCGTGGGCGTGGCGACGTTCTTCTCGCCGTGTGCGTACGCACTGTTGCCCGGCTACGTCGGGTACTACGTCGCTGCGACCGGCGAAGAGACGACGCCACCGCTCTCGGGGACCCTCGCACGCGGTCTCGCAGCGGCCGCTGGCGCGATGGCCGTCCTCGGCTCCCTGTCTCTCGCCGCAGTCGTCGCCGGCGAAACGGTCGGACGAGCGGTCCCACTACTCGAGTACGGTGTCGGCGTCGCGTTGATCGTGCTCGGCCTGTGGGTACTGTACGGCGGGAGCGGTGCCGTCCACGTGCTCCTGCCCGAGCGCCGATCGACCGTCCTGGGGTTCGGGCTCTTCGGCGCGATGTACGCCCTCGCGGCGACGGCCTGTGTCCTTCCGGTGTTCCTGGGACTGGCGTTTCGTTCGCTTCCCATGCCGCCACTCGAGACGGCGCTGGTGCTCGGAACGTACGCCGTCGGGTTCGGCACGCTCATGGTCGCGGTTACGGTCGCGACGGCGTTCGGGTACGCCCTCGGGGCCGGTCGCATCGCCAACTACGTCGACCGGGTGATCCGCGTCGCAGGGGTCGTACTGGTGATCGCCGGCGTCGGCCAACTCTACGTCGCCGCGGTCTAA
- a CDS encoding SRPBCC family protein: MTRVRTARTGDGRCLEVSHVLGVPAADAWDPLVDTTQWPAWSPTVIGVEATDRRVRTDTTGRIRVPGVWLPFRITSCTERRWAWRVAGLPATGHRVDDLGDHRCRIAFELPLSGSGYVPVCLRALENLEELLDDRAAMEQ, translated from the coding sequence ATGACTCGAGTTCGGACCGCGCGAACGGGAGACGGTCGCTGCCTCGAGGTGTCGCACGTCCTCGGGGTTCCGGCGGCCGACGCCTGGGACCCCCTCGTCGATACGACACAGTGGCCGGCGTGGTCGCCGACCGTGATCGGTGTCGAGGCGACGGACCGCCGGGTTCGAACCGACACGACGGGTCGGATTCGGGTTCCGGGCGTCTGGCTGCCGTTCAGGATCACGTCGTGTACCGAGCGCCGGTGGGCCTGGCGCGTGGCGGGACTCCCCGCGACCGGCCATCGCGTCGACGACCTCGGGGACCACCGGTGTCGGATCGCGTTCGAACTGCCGCTCTCGGGGTCGGGATACGTGCCGGTCTGTCTCCGCGCACTCGAGAACCTCGAGGAGTTGCTCGACGACCGGGCAGCGATGGAGCAGTAG
- the nirK gene encoding copper-containing nitrite reductase produces the protein MQAIGATGALAVAGCLGGSGAENDAEPNQSADGEGLPEAKAVDVDRIARDPTDIPPPVDWNEPREHDVTVETVRQTAEIEPGVTFEYMTFEGQVPGPMIRVRRGDRVNLTFDVPEDLNMAAHNMDFHAVYGPGGGAEATTIAPGDDPARISFTADYAGVFIYHCAIPNMDQHISSGMFGSILVEPEDGLPEVDHEYYLGQHEIYTDGDVGEAGHHSFDFDAMLEESPTYVVFNGQAYGFTEDGVGPMTAETGDTARVYFANGGPNLLSSLHPIGNVWSRYYRDGDLLSEPDQNIETAPVAPGTTTAGEMEFPVPGPVKIVDHALTRATRRGALAVIDVDGEPTRDVYDEDP, from the coding sequence ATGCAGGCGATTGGGGCGACCGGCGCGCTGGCGGTTGCCGGCTGTCTCGGTGGAAGCGGAGCGGAGAACGACGCAGAACCAAACCAGTCGGCCGATGGGGAGGGACTACCGGAAGCGAAGGCGGTCGACGTCGACCGGATCGCACGGGATCCGACGGACATCCCCCCGCCGGTCGACTGGAACGAGCCCCGCGAGCACGACGTGACGGTCGAAACGGTCCGGCAGACGGCCGAGATCGAGCCCGGCGTCACGTTCGAGTACATGACCTTCGAGGGGCAGGTGCCGGGGCCGATGATCCGCGTCCGGCGCGGTGACCGCGTGAACCTCACGTTCGACGTCCCGGAGGACCTGAACATGGCGGCTCACAATATGGACTTCCACGCGGTCTATGGCCCCGGCGGCGGAGCCGAGGCGACCACGATCGCACCCGGCGACGACCCGGCCCGGATCAGCTTCACCGCCGACTACGCCGGCGTGTTCATCTACCACTGTGCGATCCCGAACATGGATCAACACATCAGCTCGGGGATGTTCGGCTCGATCCTCGTCGAGCCCGAAGACGGCCTCCCCGAGGTCGATCACGAGTACTACCTCGGCCAACACGAGATCTACACCGACGGCGACGTCGGCGAAGCCGGCCACCACAGCTTCGACTTCGACGCCATGCTCGAGGAGTCGCCGACCTACGTCGTCTTCAACGGCCAGGCCTACGGCTTCACCGAGGACGGCGTCGGGCCCATGACGGCCGAAACCGGCGACACCGCACGCGTGTACTTCGCCAACGGCGGGCCCAACCTGCTGAGCTCGCTCCACCCCATCGGCAACGTCTGGAGCCGCTACTACCGCGACGGCGACCTCCTGAGCGAGCCCGACCAGAACATCGAGACCGCGCCCGTCGCCCCCGGGACGACCACGGCTGGCGAGATGGAGTTCCCCGTCCCCGGTCCCGTCAAAATCGTCGACCACGCGCTGACGCGGGCCACTCGCCGCGGTGCCCTCGCCGTCATCGACGTCGACGGCGAGCCCACTCGAGACGTCTACGACGAGGATCCGTAA
- a CDS encoding plastocyanin/azurin family copper-binding protein gives MTFVSRRTVLRSAALAVGIGLAGCLEDVADRSSDGDEQPPENAGEPGIPAERITVTANSRPNPKFEPQVVHVVPGGTVEWLVETGRHDVTAYHEDGHGPHRTPEGIESWGSDRLSGVGAAYERPFETEGVYDYVDTQQVCTSHEVAGNVGRIVVGWPDPDDEPAMVDPQPELPSQAARAIELFNEETRPILEAGP, from the coding sequence ATGACGTTCGTTTCCCGTCGTACCGTGCTTCGATCGGCAGCCCTCGCGGTCGGCATCGGCCTCGCGGGCTGTCTCGAAGACGTCGCCGACCGCTCGAGCGACGGCGACGAGCAGCCGCCCGAGAACGCCGGCGAACCGGGGATCCCCGCCGAACGGATCACCGTTACGGCGAATTCTCGACCCAACCCCAAATTCGAACCGCAGGTCGTCCACGTCGTCCCCGGTGGGACCGTCGAGTGGCTCGTCGAGACCGGTCGCCACGACGTCACCGCCTACCACGAGGACGGCCACGGCCCGCACCGAACACCCGAAGGCATCGAGTCCTGGGGGAGCGACCGGCTCAGCGGCGTCGGCGCGGCCTACGAGCGCCCCTTCGAGACCGAGGGCGTCTACGACTACGTCGACACCCAGCAGGTCTGTACCTCCCACGAGGTCGCCGGCAACGTCGGCCGTATCGTGGTCGGCTGGCCCGACCCCGACGACGAACCCGCGATGGTCGACCCCCAGCCCGAACTCCCGTCGCAAGCCGCGCGAGCGATCGAACTGTTCAACGAGGAGACTCGGCCGATCCTCGAGGCCGGGCCGTGA
- a CDS encoding alpha/beta fold hydrolase encodes MGSNQRSTTTELDIESVVPASIDIDATARVVNGVELNVVTAGDEDDPLVVLLYGFPEFWYGWREQIAPLVGAGYQVLVPDQRGYNLSEKPQGVRAYRTRELAGDVRALIRSEGKAAAHVVGHDWGGMVAWELALRYPEVIDRLGIVNAPHPTAYRRQLRSNPEQLRRSWYAIGFQLPWLPEFACRYDDYRLLERALRRTARPGTFGDDEVAAYRRAWDRDGALTGMLNWYRAATRYPSTPPREQVDAPTLVVWGEDDDALVPALAVDSAGFCSDSRLELFPAASHWVLHEEPDRVTALLRSHLGS; translated from the coding sequence ATGGGATCGAACCAGCGATCGACGACCACGGAACTCGATATCGAGTCCGTCGTTCCGGCATCGATCGATATCGACGCGACCGCTCGCGTCGTCAACGGAGTCGAGTTGAACGTCGTCACTGCCGGCGACGAGGACGATCCGCTGGTCGTCTTGCTCTATGGCTTTCCCGAGTTCTGGTACGGCTGGCGGGAGCAGATCGCGCCGCTCGTCGGGGCCGGCTACCAGGTACTCGTTCCCGATCAACGGGGGTACAACCTGAGCGAAAAACCACAGGGGGTCCGAGCCTACCGCACTCGAGAACTCGCGGGGGACGTCCGTGCCCTGATCCGAAGCGAGGGAAAAGCGGCCGCACACGTGGTCGGCCACGACTGGGGCGGGATGGTCGCCTGGGAACTCGCGCTTCGGTATCCAGAGGTGATCGATCGGCTCGGTATCGTCAACGCTCCGCATCCGACCGCCTATCGCCGGCAACTCCGCTCGAACCCGGAGCAACTGCGTCGAAGCTGGTACGCGATCGGCTTCCAGTTGCCGTGGTTACCCGAGTTCGCCTGTCGGTACGACGACTACCGCCTGCTCGAGCGAGCGCTTCGGCGGACGGCCCGACCGGGAACGTTCGGCGACGACGAGGTGGCCGCCTACCGGCGTGCCTGGGATCGAGACGGCGCGCTCACCGGGATGCTCAACTGGTATCGCGCGGCCACACGATATCCATCGACGCCGCCACGCGAGCAGGTCGATGCACCGACGCTCGTGGTCTGGGGCGAGGACGACGACGCGCTCGTCCCCGCGTTGGCGGTCGACAGCGCGGGCTTCTGTTCCGACAGCCGTCTCGAGTTGTTCCCCGCGGCGAGCCACTGGGTGCTCCACGAGGAGCCCGACCGGGTGACCGCACTGCTCCGCTCGCATCTGGGATCGTGA